A genomic segment from Microbacterium sp. SORGH_AS_0428 encodes:
- a CDS encoding IclR family transcriptional regulator: MANSPSGDSMTARIVRVLETFTADRTVQTAAEIGRRAQLPASTAHRIVDDLVAEGLLERDEERRIRIGMHLWELALRSSTALRLRQAALPAMSAVQDVVREHTQLAVLEADEALFVERLSHPDAGANITRIAGRLPLHASSAGLVLLAHAPAALRERVLEAPLRRVARETVTDAAELRRILTRIRRDGYVIAPGSIESVSTGVAVPLREEGEVIAALSVVLPRDAEAERALPPLRTAAAEIEAGLRGTRA; the protein is encoded by the coding sequence ATGGCCAACTCACCGAGCGGCGACTCGATGACGGCACGCATCGTGCGCGTGCTCGAGACGTTCACCGCCGACCGCACGGTGCAGACAGCGGCGGAGATCGGCCGGCGCGCGCAGCTTCCCGCATCCACCGCGCACCGCATCGTCGACGACCTCGTCGCCGAGGGGCTGCTCGAGCGCGACGAGGAACGCCGCATCCGCATCGGCATGCACCTGTGGGAGCTCGCCCTGCGCAGTTCGACGGCGCTGCGGCTGCGGCAAGCGGCGCTTCCGGCGATGTCGGCCGTGCAGGACGTCGTCCGCGAGCACACGCAGCTGGCCGTGCTCGAGGCCGATGAGGCGCTGTTCGTCGAACGGCTCTCGCATCCGGATGCGGGTGCGAACATCACGCGCATCGCCGGCCGGCTTCCGCTGCACGCGTCGTCCGCGGGGCTCGTGCTTCTCGCCCACGCCCCCGCTGCCCTCCGCGAGCGGGTACTCGAGGCGCCCCTGCGACGCGTGGCCCGCGAGACCGTGACGGATGCCGCCGAGCTGCGCCGCATCCTCACCCGCATCCGGCGCGACGGGTACGTGATCGCGCCGGGTTCGATCGAGTCGGTGTCGACGGGGGTCGCCGTTCCGCTGCGAGAGGAGGGCGAGGTGATCGCGGCGCTGTCGGTCGTGCTGCCCCGCGACGCCGAGGCGGAGCGAGCCCTCCCGCCGCTGCGCACCGCCGCCGCCGAGATCGAGGCGGGACTGCGCGGCACCCGCGCCTGA
- a CDS encoding 4-hydroxybenzoate 3-monooxygenase — MTVTRTRVAIVGAGPAGLLLSHLLADAGIESVIVDSRTREQIETTIRAGILEQGTVDLLVASGASTRVLTDGNRHDGIELRFAGEGHRIDFPSLTGRSVWLYPQHEVLKDLVATRLAAGQDLRFEVRVDAVTDAASDRPRVIGQDADGQRVEIEAEFVVGADGSRSVVRQTLGGSAAGSFREYPFAWFGILCEAPPSSEELIYSNSDAGFALISQRSSTVQRMYFQCDPEADPDALSEAQIWDELQARVPGTTLNEGPIFQRDVLRFRSFVAGELRRGRVALIGDAAHTVPPTGAKGMNLAVADVVLLDIALRALLLSGDERPIDAFAETASRRIWKAQHFSWWMTSMLHNTPDASDFDRRRQLGELRSIIDSDAGRTYLAEAYTGWPFETRLG, encoded by the coding sequence ATGACCGTTACCCGCACCCGCGTCGCCATCGTCGGCGCCGGCCCCGCCGGACTCCTGCTCTCGCACCTGCTCGCCGATGCCGGCATCGAGTCGGTCATCGTCGACTCCCGCACGCGCGAGCAGATCGAGACCACCATCCGCGCCGGCATCCTCGAACAGGGGACCGTGGATCTGCTCGTTGCCAGCGGCGCCTCCACACGCGTGCTCACCGACGGCAACCGGCACGACGGCATCGAGCTGCGCTTCGCCGGCGAGGGCCACCGCATCGACTTCCCCTCCCTGACCGGCCGCAGCGTCTGGCTCTACCCGCAGCACGAAGTGCTCAAGGATCTCGTCGCCACGCGACTCGCCGCCGGTCAGGACCTGCGCTTCGAGGTGCGCGTCGACGCGGTGACGGACGCCGCATCCGATCGACCGCGCGTCATCGGCCAAGATGCCGACGGGCAGCGCGTGGAGATCGAGGCCGAGTTCGTCGTGGGCGCGGACGGCTCGCGCTCGGTCGTACGCCAGACGCTCGGCGGATCTGCGGCCGGGTCGTTCCGCGAGTACCCGTTCGCCTGGTTCGGCATCCTGTGCGAGGCGCCCCCGAGCTCCGAGGAGCTCATCTACAGCAATTCGGATGCGGGTTTCGCCCTCATCAGCCAGCGCAGCAGCACGGTGCAGCGCATGTACTTCCAGTGCGACCCCGAGGCCGACCCGGACGCACTGAGCGAGGCGCAGATCTGGGACGAGCTGCAGGCGCGCGTGCCCGGCACGACCCTCAACGAGGGACCCATCTTCCAGCGGGACGTGCTGCGCTTCCGCAGTTTCGTCGCCGGCGAGCTGCGCCGCGGCCGCGTCGCGCTGATCGGCGATGCCGCGCACACCGTCCCGCCGACGGGCGCGAAGGGCATGAACCTCGCCGTCGCCGACGTGGTGCTGCTCGACATCGCGCTGCGCGCGCTGCTGCTCTCCGGTGACGAACGACCGATCGACGCCTTCGCCGAGACGGCCTCGCGGCGGATCTGGAAGGCTCAGCACTTCTCGTGGTGGATGACCAGCATGCTCCACAACACCCCCGACGCATCCGACTTCGACCGTCGGCGGCAGCTCGGCGAGCTCCGCTCGATCATCGACTCGGATGCCGGCCGCACCTACCTCGCCGAGGCGTACACCGGCTGGCCCTTCGAGACGCGCCTCGGCTGA